The DNA segment aaatatttatcaACATTATTAATAGcaatcaattattttattttatttttttttatcattttagcCATTATTCTcaaacaaaattattttttttatagtacTTATTGTTTTAGAAGTTATAATTAGATTTATTttagttatattatttattaatattttatgtataaacatttgaatttttttttttcatttattaggCCTTAAATTCGAaataaaatgatgaaaaatatgtgaattaaaagtataatagaaagagaaaaaaaataaaaattaagataataatattagatatattattgaattattatatttttatcaagaggaattttgttaaaattaatgaaaatattaaaattattgaaaaaattaaatagattaactaaaattgaaaaatataagTGAAAAGatttaaataatttgtcagttgatcagtttaattatttataattaaatttagtgctaaaattaaaaacaatatgaaaattttatgattaaattgataaaattaaaaggttttttttttatcatttacccataatttttttatgtcgaggaaaattatagattaaaaattatagtgataatttattatttgatgaaattatttttttttacttttattattattaaatattgaaaatttacaagcataatgttttcttttccctctTAATAGAcagtttattattatataatatttttattttgaatagagtaaaataaaattttttaacccCATGATCCAATTTATGTGACTTTGCCTCCTCATCCACATCCACATCATTTATATCACAACTAGCTAATTAGTGATGTAGAAGAATTGAGAGCATTGAGTTAGGTGACAAAAAATTCTTCCTTTTGCAATGGTTGCTTACGAGTGGAATTCACTTAAAAGAGATTCATATATGGCCGCACTAGCAGCTAAATGAGAAGGACTAGGGGGACTTTACGCTGTCTATTTAAGAAAGACTAGTGAGTGGCAATCTACTACGAGATAATCATCACACAGGACAAGTGATTTCCACGTTGGTTGGGTCCATAAACTCTACATTATGGAAAGCACAAATTAGTGGACTTTCATGGAAAATGGCAATGCCCTCATAAAGCATTACACGTTATATTTTATCGTTGGCTTTAAGGGTTGAAAACGCCCACTGAATCCTTGACCGTGAAACGTCCCTTTTGGAGAGAAAAAGAAACTGAAAAAAGCACTAATAATTAAAAGCAGCATTCAAATAGATCAGATTTTCTGTACGAAGAAAATGTTCaaccataaaattattttatattgccACGGCCTTTAATAATGTCTTATatctatgtaaaaaaaaaaaaaattattttatattttttaatatttgagatatttaaaaaaatatatcaataaaaaatattttttaataaaaaataactttatattaaaaaaaattattttcttaattttaataatataaaaatatttatatacatatataatataaatatatatcattaatttaatattataatcaaacaataaaaattatttttcataaaaaaatatttttcatacatAAGTTATTCGAAACAATAgaaatttgataatttgtaaTTTTGAAgacaattttaataatattagctTTGTTCcctaagaaaaaaataatattaactttGTCAAAATTCATTGATTCTGCTTATTATtacttcatttaattaattttatttctgaTGTCATAATAGAAGCaacaaattttatcaaaatttacaATGAAATTAACCGTTAAATATTAtaaatcaaaattaactacatatcaataaatattataatctataataatatatataaaagtagCTAGAAAGAAGGAGAAACataataagataaataaaaaaataaataattaaatttaataattacaaATTACTCTCGATTTTAACTactaaacaataatatgcaaaattattattatttaattttttaaagttaattaattatattgatttcttatttaaatttatattgtaTTCTATTAAGGaatgtaattattttattaagattttttttaaaaatctaattgaaaattaaattaatcaaaatatataaacattgtttaagttaaaaaaaaaattgaaatcttATCGCCAATATTGTGCGTGCAAGAAGAATAGAAaacaaataatattataaatacagCCATTTTTATTTTGATGTGTATAAGAAAGCAGGGTTGTCGATTAATGCGAAATAATGGGAAGTTCTCCGTTCATGATTTTCCGGTGACTGGACCTCCGAATCAAATCTTTCACGCACAAATTAATAGATATGCCTTTGAAAGCTTTACTCATTAAATGGCTAAATGTTTAGCAttgcattatttttttaaataaaaatattattttaaatattattaaaaaataattttaaaaaattattttattattttaatatttttatcactaaaatttattaaatttaattttaaattattttttaatattatataattaatatatttaaaaatataattttcttaACGGCAGTTTCAACGACAACATTAAACAGGCCttgaatgaaaaaagaaaaaatgataaTTTATTTAGATACAATCAATTTGATTGAGATGTTTTGAACTCTTTAATTTATTACGTCATTGCACTAAGTCAAACTTAAATCGAATGTGATACCAGTAAAACTTCTTAATTAGAATGAATCATCTGAATTGAAAGTCGATTAACTATTATTtggtaattaattaataaatgaaatatttattaatttgtttGTTGACATTAAAAATTTGAATTCCACAAGAGAAAAAGCAGTAATGAAGTGGGTTTCTTTGCCTAGACATGGAATGAATGGGACAGTAAAttgtaggaaaaaaaaaaattattagaaataCCTTGTTGATCTAACAGTTTACAATTTTCATGtattaaaattgatttaaatcCCTTATTGAGTATTATTAAATCAATAATTGGTACTACATGATTGTATAGAAAATTAagaattttgataattattatttttctatttttaaattataaaagaaaaattattatttagtccctgtaatttaatgaaattaattttttgatttatatattttgaaaaatatactatttagtccatatattttatttttattgaactcTTTAATCTCTCCATCAAATTTTCTATTAATCAATGGTTTTTAATGACGGTCaaactattatttaatttttttattttagtaaaactaattaattaatttttatattttaaaaaatatattattatttagtccatccattttaatgaaattaattaattaattcatttattttgaaaacacaatattttgaaaaatatatttttagatgaaaataaaaattttgttatgTGAAGactaaattaaatagtaattggaTTGGCATTAAAATTCATTAACTAATGAAAAAATTGATGGAATGACCAAATAGTTTAATAGACTAAAAATAGATAGATTAAATAATGTATTTTCAAAAATGTAAgaactaaatatttaattttttttaaatgtagagactaaataataattatttcaattatataTTGATGCCTTAAACTATAAATTATCTCTATTTGATgggttaaaaaataaaatagaaattaattattatatagaaaAAATCTGCTATTTATAAacaatataaatattgtaattatAATGTGCTATTTATATTGTAATTTATAAATGTGCTATTTAATaaacaatataaatatttaaaattgttTATAAAACCGAATTTAAAAACCTAAGCCATGAAGTATTAAGTTAGTTACTTTTATTCGATCGAATTTCTACCATGGAAAGAAAGGTTATTGATTTCTCCATCCTTTTTTTGAGATAGCAATTCGTTGTgtctttgatttatttttattaacaaaattaaaaaaaaaaaattaatgctaTTTTTATTTGATAGTATTCTtgtgtgaaaaaaaaaatgcttttgatatctttttctttgataagtttactttaaaaattttgtttttgtttttaataattatttaatgaaAGTATATTTTAAGTGTTTtcttaattttgatttaaatccttactttagtttttctaattttattgtattattatatatttgctttgataacaaatttttattagttttcaaatatattaattaattagtatggaatttttttaaaaaaaaaaaattcatctaAAAAAATTAATCACAACTGCATATAATTACCAACAcacaaaaaatattaattatttttaaaattatgatattttaaattaaagtttcagttaaaattaataaaaaaaaagactatTAAAGTTGAATTGAAAATCTAGTGACTATAGATAAAATTGAGCAATATAATATCACTATAAAACTGGTGGCCAAATGCCAACCACAACCGTGTAAAAACAATGGTAAGGCAAAACGTGCAAGTGAATTATtgctaattaaaaatttaaaacaaatggACCTTAACCTAACAATGGTTTAGTTGAGAATCTCTTTATTGCGTACTTTGAGCTTTTATAAAAGGGGAGAAAATCCGAAGGAAAGGAAATATTTCCAACCCATGAAGAAACAATGagctcacttttttttttttttaaattcatttagtttttataaaagtatttaaattcgaaattttataattatagatggcaaattttttgaaataattaaaaaagaatgTGACTACTATAATCTTGAATCATATGAGGATAATCGTTGAATCAAatgtatttttataattattttattatacaaattttaattaattttatataaattttaatataaatatttaatttaataattataaaatttgtttTTAATATAAACTCGAGTTTATAATAAAGCAACGCCATTAGAACACAACCTGTATCTCAACCATGCAAAAAAgtggcaaaattttaaattagagACAGGCTCTTAGGTATACAAATTTCATGAAAGTTTTGATCGGCCAAACCCATATGGCCCTttcttgtatttaattatttaaaaaaaaaatttaaatgggcATTAATTATAATAAGAGAAGCAGAAACTCAATAGCTGAAACTTCGCTCATCATAGATTTGaaaaaataaacatataaaatttatctatttaatAAATGAGTCTAGCTATACATTTTATCTTGAGTCTACAATAGATTAGGCACAAAATTCCTTAAAGCAGTTCTTGATGCAACATCATCAAGTGAGTACAAACAGTGTCATAAACTcattgtgtatatatatatatatataagagaagCAATAGGCGGCAATGCCATTGCAAATTGTTCTCACTAAGTTGAAAGATTAGCAATCTCAGAAATAAAGAAGATGAAGAGCCAAATAAGAAGTTTGTTTACGAGAATGAAGCCATTCATTGCAGTAACATTCTTGCAAGTTGGTCTTGCAGGGATGGATATTCTTGCCAAAGCTGCACTTAATAGAGGCATGAGCAATTACGTGCTTGCTGTCTATCGCAATGCTGTTGCCACCCTCGTCATTGCCCCTTTTGCAGTTTTTCTTGACAAGTaaggcctctctctctctctctctcatataaATATAAGATAATATTGGACTTGGGTCACCTATGAAAATATAACACAAGGAGGGGTTTTGTTTTTTAAACCAGGAAAGTAAGGCCAAAGATGACTCGGTCAATCTTCATCAAGATAATGGTGCTCAGCCTATTGGAGTAATTTTCTTGGTTTCAAGATGAATctcctttcaattttttttattgtaattagcCTTTGATGACCATGTAATATAATTGGTAATTAATGTGTTTATGGGCAGGCCAGTTATCGACCAAAACTTTTATTTCTTAGGGATGAAGTATACAACGGCGACGTTTGCAGCTGCTATAACCAATATTCTTCCTGCAATTACCTTTGTAATGGCTTGGATTGTTAGGTAACCATATCACTTAAAAACATATTTATCTTTTAGTTAGTTCTTGCTATTTGAAAGAGAAAATATTTACCACTGCCTCTGACAAAGTGTAGTCACAAATGCATAGGCTTGAGAAGGTGAAAATAACATCACCACACAGTCAAGCAAAGATAGCAGGGACAATAGCAACAGTTGCAGGAGCCATGGTGATGACATTGATGAAAGGCCCACCTGTTAATTTGTTTTCTACAACAAGAAACGCCTACCATGTCCATAAACAAGCAATAGGAGGTGTAAATGTCCATAACTCAATTAAAGGAGCAATAATGATCACTATTGGGTGCTTCAGCTGGTCCTGTTTCATGATCCTGCAAGTAAAGCCATTGAATCaagagtcttttttttttctcaacttaATCTTGTTCAAGAAATTTTCCTTTTTAATCTCTTTCTCATCTCTTTAGGCAATTACACTGAAGACATACCCTGCTGAGCTCTCTCTCACTGCTTGGATTTGCTTGCTTGGTACAATTGAAGGCACCATAGCAGCACTCATAATGGAAAGAGGAAATCCTAGCGTCTGGGCTCTCA comes from the Hevea brasiliensis isolate MT/VB/25A 57/8 chromosome 5, ASM3005281v1, whole genome shotgun sequence genome and includes:
- the LOC110666772 gene encoding WAT1-related protein At2g37460, coding for MKSQIRSLFTRMKPFIAVTFLQVGLAGMDILAKAALNRGMSNYVLAVYRNAVATLVIAPFAVFLDKKVRPKMTRSIFIKIMVLSLLEPVIDQNFYFLGMKYTTATFAAAITNILPAITFVMAWIVRLEKVKITSPHSQAKIAGTIATVAGAMVMTLMKGPPVNLFSTTRNAYHVHKQAIGGVNVHNSIKGAIMITIGCFSWSCFMILQAITLKTYPAELSLTAWICLLGTIEGTIAALIMERGNPSVWALNWDTKLVAAVYSGVICSGLAYYIQGVIMQDRGPVFVTAFSPLCMVAVAVMSVIILAEQMFLGRVIGAIIIVAGLYIVVWGKSKDYNSPSPTVDDKIIPTKQTTEPGNHEKENCDQQVAQPIHQIEIP